Proteins encoded within one genomic window of Spiroplasma sabaudiense Ar-1343:
- the tilS gene encoding tRNA lysidine(34) synthetase TilS encodes MLKELDWKSRYLVAVSGGPDSIFLLTRIVAHEKFKSENFVICHVNYNYRSDSIKDQKIVEQLCHKYNLRLEVMNLQKDYKNLKENFEDFARNVRYNFFIDCAQKFNIWNLLVAHNLNDVIETYLLQKIRNNIVETYGIAKISHYQNLKIIRPLLEKTKSSILKTLDSENIAYAIDSTNFDEKFLRNKIRKNLEESEFQSYSREIKLANIEMKKMQVKRDRFLKENQSENILKINQLDKQSDFSQKMIIAKFILESPFKDVLVFSKKKLLSEIQKICISTKPFILIKTKDNIIMKDFNELKLIKKTEIQTKTNLVNSAKELGEFIDLGEEFLITQINFPVWISNDYNKFKTNPRFNNKTLSKIYSGRKKNYFDRLKIFFILDYEQKSILYIF; translated from the coding sequence ATGTTAAAAGAATTGGACTGAAAATCAAGATATTTAGTTGCTGTTTCTGGGGGCCCAGACAGCATTTTTCTTTTAACCAGAATTGTTGCTCACGAAAAATTTAAAAGTGAAAATTTTGTTATTTGCCATGTTAATTACAATTATCGATCAGACTCAATAAAAGATCAAAAAATTGTTGAGCAACTTTGTCACAAATACAATTTAAGACTTGAGGTAATGAATTTACAAAAGGACTATAAAAATTTAAAAGAAAATTTTGAAGATTTTGCTAGAAACGTCCGCTATAATTTTTTTATTGATTGTGCTCAAAAGTTTAATATTTGAAACTTGCTAGTTGCTCATAACTTGAATGATGTAATCGAAACTTATTTGCTACAAAAAATTAGAAATAACATTGTTGAAACTTATGGAATTGCGAAGATCAGTCACTACCAAAATTTAAAAATTATAAGACCGCTTTTAGAAAAAACTAAATCATCGATATTAAAAACCTTAGATTCAGAAAACATTGCTTATGCTATTGATTCAACTAATTTTGATGAAAAGTTTTTGCGAAATAAGATTCGCAAAAACTTAGAAGAATCAGAATTTCAATCTTACTCTCGAGAAATCAAGTTGGCAAATATAGAAATGAAAAAAATGCAGGTTAAAAGAGATCGGTTTCTCAAAGAAAATCAATCAGAAAATATTTTAAAAATAAATCAATTAGATAAGCAAAGCGATTTTTCTCAAAAAATGATAATTGCAAAATTCATTCTAGAATCACCTTTTAAAGATGTTTTAGTTTTTAGTAAAAAAAAGTTGCTTTCTGAAATTCAAAAAATTTGTATTAGCACAAAACCTTTTATTTTAATAAAAACCAAGGATAATATAATCATGAAGGATTTTAACGAGTTAAAACTTATAAAAAAAACTGAGATTCAAACGAAAACTAATTTAGTTAATTCCGCCAAAGAACTCGGTGAATTTATCGATTTGGGGGAGGAATTTTTGATAACGCAAATTAATTTTCCTGTTTGAATTTCAAACGACTACAACAAATTCAAAACAAACCCTAGATTTAACAACAAAACCCTATCAAAAATTTATAGTGGACGAAAAAAAAATTACTTTGATCGTCTAAAAATTTTTTTTATTTTAGATTATGAGCAAAAATCGATTTTATACATTTTTTAA
- the ftsH gene encoding ATP-dependent zinc metalloprotease FtsH → MKNKKINYWWIILLCLALVIIAAWIFQSIAGTQEQLTIERFLELLNSPDHRMYNVSIVYGQNGVIQISGILQNNANNTVKQFFLNMGEGQFQDLQNESPAFKAFVQGAHVVVNSGSSILGVFLQLLPFILLIVFYVIIFRSMKGGAGAGGGVFGMGKNRAREAKSNVKFSDIAGITEEKQELLELVDYLKNPKKYDDQGARAPKGVLMEGPPGTGKTLLAKAVAGEAGVAFFSISGSEFEEMFVGVGASRVREMFSEAKKAAPCIIFIDEIDAVGRKRSQSIGSGTSEQTLNQLLVEMDGFGTNSGVIVMAATNRVDVLDAALLRPGRFDRTIQISLPDIREREAILKLHSKNKIISPSIDWKRIAERTPGFSGAQLENVLNEAAILVVREGKKLIGLAEIDEAIDRVVGGPAKKSRAMTMMDKDIVSYHEAGHAVIGLKLESASKVQKVTIIPRGNAGGYTIMTPKDESVFSSKEDLFASITGYLGGRAAEEFIFGKNKITTGAHDDLDKATNIARRMVTQFGMSTLGLTKFVTMSEEAFGQTKGVYSDETALKIDLEIQKMLEACYKSAFDIIKSNKKTLELIAESLRVLETITAEQIDYINEKNKLPKEVEEEKLRQEEYKRKEENGEILEFTPD, encoded by the coding sequence ATGAAGAACAAAAAAATCAATTACTGGTGAATTATACTGCTATGTTTAGCATTAGTAATTATTGCAGCTTGAATATTTCAATCAATCGCTGGAACGCAAGAACAGCTAACAATTGAAAGATTTCTTGAGCTATTAAATAGCCCAGATCACAGAATGTATAATGTCTCAATTGTTTATGGTCAAAACGGAGTTATTCAGATAAGCGGAATACTTCAAAATAATGCCAACAATACCGTTAAACAATTCTTTTTAAATATGGGGGAAGGGCAATTTCAGGACTTACAAAATGAATCTCCAGCATTTAAGGCTTTTGTTCAAGGGGCACATGTCGTTGTAAATAGTGGATCATCAATACTTGGTGTATTTTTACAATTGCTACCATTTATATTATTAATTGTATTTTATGTAATAATTTTCAGATCAATGAAAGGCGGAGCTGGAGCTGGTGGAGGCGTATTTGGTATGGGTAAAAACCGTGCCAGAGAAGCAAAATCAAATGTTAAATTTTCAGACATCGCTGGGATTACAGAAGAAAAACAAGAACTATTAGAATTAGTTGATTATTTAAAAAACCCTAAAAAATATGACGATCAAGGCGCTAGAGCTCCTAAAGGAGTTCTAATGGAAGGTCCACCAGGAACTGGTAAAACCCTATTAGCTAAAGCTGTTGCCGGTGAAGCTGGTGTTGCGTTTTTCTCAATTTCTGGTTCTGAATTTGAAGAAATGTTTGTTGGTGTAGGAGCGAGCCGTGTTCGTGAAATGTTCTCAGAAGCGAAAAAAGCGGCACCCTGCATTATTTTCATTGATGAAATTGATGCTGTTGGTCGTAAACGTAGCCAGTCAATTGGTAGTGGAACAAGCGAACAAACTTTAAACCAACTTTTAGTTGAAATGGATGGTTTTGGAACTAATTCAGGGGTAATTGTAATGGCTGCTACAAATAGAGTTGATGTCTTAGATGCTGCGCTGTTAAGACCTGGTCGTTTCGACAGAACAATCCAAATCTCACTTCCCGATATTAGAGAGCGTGAAGCCATTTTAAAACTTCATTCTAAAAATAAAATAATATCACCATCAATCGATTGAAAAAGAATTGCTGAAAGAACCCCTGGATTCTCAGGAGCTCAGTTAGAAAACGTTTTAAACGAGGCTGCAATACTTGTGGTTCGTGAAGGTAAGAAATTAATTGGTTTGGCAGAAATTGATGAAGCAATCGATCGTGTTGTTGGGGGACCTGCTAAAAAATCTCGTGCAATGACAATGATGGACAAAGACATTGTTTCATACCATGAAGCGGGTCATGCAGTAATTGGATTGAAACTTGAAAGTGCAAGTAAAGTTCAAAAAGTAACAATAATACCTCGTGGTAATGCGGGAGGATACACAATTATGACTCCAAAGGATGAAAGTGTTTTCTCTTCAAAAGAGGACCTCTTTGCATCCATTACTGGTTATCTTGGTGGTCGTGCGGCTGAAGAATTTATATTTGGAAAAAATAAAATTACAACAGGAGCACATGACGATTTAGATAAGGCAACAAACATTGCTCGAAGAATGGTAACTCAGTTTGGGATGTCAACTTTAGGATTGACAAAATTTGTCACAATGTCTGAGGAAGCTTTTGGTCAAACCAAAGGGGTCTATTCAGATGAAACCGCATTAAAAATTGACTTAGAAATTCAAAAAATGCTTGAAGCGTGTTATAAGTCGGCTTTTGATATTATTAAATCTAATAAAAAAACTCTGGAACTAATTGCTGAATCACTTCGTGTTTTAGAAACAATTACAGCAGAGCAAATTGATTACATTAATGAAAAAAATAAATTACCAAAAGAAGTCGAAGAAGAAAAACTTCGCCAAGAAGAGTATAAAAGAAAAGAAGAAAATGGGGAAATCTTAGAATTTACCCCAGATTAA
- the recR gene encoding recombination mediator RecR, with the protein MKDSKIEELIYNLSLNKGFSKKNSERIIFDLITSKDRIVKFKDIINYIEESLSECPICFYYTENQICEICQNSQRDKNQICVVSSISDAHTIEKSNLFKGVYHVLKGEINLNKNKTPDKLTINELLSRVNENSEVILALNSTFEGEVTANFIAGILRKKTKKITRIAKGIPFGGMLDYIDDTTLKIAIKNREKYED; encoded by the coding sequence ATGAAAGACAGCAAAATTGAAGAATTAATTTATAATTTAAGCCTGAATAAAGGCTTCAGTAAAAAAAACTCGGAACGTATTATTTTTGATTTAATTACTAGTAAAGATAGAATTGTCAAATTTAAAGATATAATAAATTATATCGAAGAAAGTTTATCAGAATGTCCCATCTGCTTTTACTATACAGAAAACCAGATTTGTGAAATTTGTCAAAACTCTCAAAGAGATAAAAACCAGATTTGTGTGGTAAGCTCAATTTCGGATGCTCACACAATCGAAAAATCAAATTTGTTTAAGGGAGTTTATCACGTTCTAAAGGGTGAAATTAACCTTAATAAAAACAAAACCCCAGACAAACTAACAATAAACGAACTACTTTCCCGGGTTAATGAAAACAGTGAAGTGATACTTGCTTTAAATAGTACATTCGAGGGAGAAGTAACGGCAAATTTTATTGCTGGGATTTTAAGAAAAAAAACAAAAAAAATAACCAGAATTGCAAAAGGAATTCCATTTGGTGGAATGTTAGATTATATAGATGATACGACTTTAAAAATAGCAATTAAAAATAGAGAAAAATACGAGGATTAA
- a CDS encoding tRNA1(Val) (adenine(37)-N6)-methyltransferase, which yields MKVVNTILGYKDLVLVQDTDMFRFSLDTILLARFVKLNSKTKMIADFGTNNAVIPLIISKYTNAKIVGVEIQKDAFNIALENIKKNNLQSRIEVLNQNIKDFAKSQNHNFDIVICNPPFFKVNEGSNLNEKSELLTPARHETHINLEEIIACAAKCLKQGGRFSIVHRAERFEEILNHFNKYEIKAKNLQFVYSKAGQKAKTVLIDGIYQGNSGITILPPLIAHYDNGEYTKEVLELFED from the coding sequence ATGAAAGTAGTTAACACAATCTTGGGTTATAAAGACCTTGTTTTAGTTCAAGACACAGATATGTTTCGGTTTTCTTTGGATACAATTCTTTTAGCTAGATTTGTTAAATTAAATTCAAAAACTAAAATGATTGCAGATTTTGGAACTAATAATGCTGTAATACCACTAATAATTTCAAAATACACAAATGCCAAAATAGTTGGCGTAGAAATTCAAAAAGATGCATTCAATATCGCGCTTGAAAATATTAAAAAAAACAATTTGCAAAGCAGAATCGAAGTTTTAAATCAAAATATCAAGGACTTTGCAAAATCACAAAATCACAATTTTGATATAGTAATTTGCAATCCGCCCTTTTTCAAGGTAAACGAGGGTTCAAATCTAAATGAGAAAAGCGAACTTCTAACACCTGCAAGGCACGAAACTCACATTAATCTTGAGGAAATCATTGCTTGTGCTGCTAAGTGTCTAAAACAAGGTGGTAGGTTTTCAATCGTCCATCGCGCAGAAAGGTTTGAAGAAATTTTAAACCACTTTAATAAATATGAAATTAAAGCAAAGAATTTACAATTTGTTTATTCAAAAGCGGGTCAAAAAGCTAAAACTGTGCTGATTGATGGTATTTACCAAGGTAACTCTGGAATAACAATTTTACCACCATTAATCGCCCATTATGATAACGGAGAATACACTAAAGAAGTCTTAGAATTGTTTGAGGATTAG
- the tmk gene encoding dTMP kinase — MIFISLEGIDGSGKTTIAKIVKEKILEKGYDVILTREPGGEEISEAIRKLILDKNNTSMTHWTEALLYIASRKQHVDRKIIPALKSGKVVICDRFMDSTTVYQGYARGIGMAEIDQVQNVVIGSAKPDLTIFFDINPKEAQIRLTSRVRSADRLDLEDEKFHQVVYEGYQLLISNNTDRIKVVDARKSVNEVVQQVEFLILEALEERLKKS; from the coding sequence ATGATTTTTATTTCACTAGAAGGAATTGATGGCTCAGGAAAAACAACTATTGCCAAAATTGTCAAAGAAAAAATTTTAGAAAAAGGCTACGATGTTATTTTAACAAGAGAGCCTGGAGGAGAAGAAATTTCTGAAGCAATTCGCAAATTAATTTTAGATAAAAATAATACTAGTATGACACATTGAACTGAAGCCTTATTATATATTGCTTCAAGAAAGCAGCATGTTGATCGAAAAATCATTCCAGCGTTAAAAAGTGGCAAAGTTGTGATTTGCGATCGCTTTATGGATTCAACAACTGTTTATCAAGGTTATGCTCGCGGAATCGGAATGGCTGAAATTGATCAGGTTCAAAACGTGGTGATCGGCAGTGCTAAACCAGATTTAACGATTTTTTTTGATATCAATCCTAAAGAGGCGCAAATTAGATTAACATCACGTGTTAGATCTGCTGACCGCCTGGACTTAGAAGATGAGAAATTTCACCAAGTAGTCTATGAGGGTTATCAGTTATTAATCAGTAACAACACCGACCGAATCAAAGTTGTTGATGCTCGTAAATCAGTTAATGAAGTTGTTCAGCAAGTTGAGTTCCTAATTCTAGAAGCTCTTGAAGAAAGATTAAAAAAGTCATAA